In Miscanthus floridulus cultivar M001 chromosome 5, ASM1932011v1, whole genome shotgun sequence, one genomic interval encodes:
- the LOC136449445 gene encoding cytochrome P450 90D2-like isoform X2 — protein sequence MSTTTLQLLPWPPEPARAAVLLLPPLLLAAVVVCLWVLLPRRLSGRERAAGGKEQQAAPARLPPGSFGWPLVGETLDFVSCAYSSRPEAFVDKRRMLHGSAVFRSHLFGSATVVTSDAEVSRFVLQSDARAFVPWYPRSLTELMGKSSILLINGSLQRRVHGLVGAFFKSPQLKAQVTADMQRRLAPALADWKTLGAAAPPLRLQDHAKTIVFEILVKGLIGLEAGPEMQQLKHQFQEFIVGLMSLPIKLPGTRLYRSLQAKKRMARLIQGIIQEKRRRRRSLLDCGGEGEAGPPRDAIDVLISGGSDELTDELISDNMIDLMIPAEDSVPVLITLAVKYLSECPLALQQLEEENMQLKRRKTDMGETLQWTDYMSLSFTQHVITETLRMGNIINGIMRKAVRDVEVKGHLIPKGWCVFVYFRSVHLDDKRYDEPYRFNPWRWKEKDTSTSSFTPFGGGQRLCPGLDLARLEASIFLHHLVTSFRWVAEEDHIVNFPTVRLKRGMPIRLTSKD from the exons ATGTCGACCACCACCCTGCAGCTGCTTCCGTGGCCGCCGGAGCCGGCGCGCGCCgccgtgctgctgctgccgcccctGCTTCTCGCGGCGGTCGTCGTCTGCCTGTGGGTGCTGCTGCCCCGCAGGCTCAGCGGCAGGGAGCGGGCCGCCGGAGGGAAGGAGCAGCAGGCGGCCCCGGCACGGCTCCCGCCCGGCAGCTTCGGGTGGCCGCTTGTCGGCGAGACGCTGGACTTCGTGTCCTGTGCCTACTCCTCCCGCCCGGAGGCCTTCGTCGACAAGCGCCGCATGCT GCACGGGAGCGCGGTGTTCCGGTCGCACCTGTTCGGTTCGGCGACGGTGGTGACGTCGGACGCGGAGGTGAGCCGGTTCGTGCTGCAGAGCGACGCGCGCGCCTTCGTGCCCTGGTACCCGCGGTCGCTGACGGAGCTCATGGGCAAGTCCTCCATCCTGCTCATCAACGGCAGCCTGCAGCGGCGCGTGCACGGCCTCGTCGGCGCCTTCTTCAAGTCGCCGCAGCTCAAGGCGCAGGTCACCGCCGACATGCAGCGACGCCTCGCGCCCGCGCTCGCCGACTGGAAGACTCtgggcgccgccgcgccgccgctccgcctCCAGGACCACGCCAAGACG ATCGTGTTCGAGATCCTGGTGAAGGGTCTGATCGGGCTGGAGGCAGGCCCGGAGATGCAGCAGCTCAAGCACCAGTTCCAGGAATTCATTGTCGGCCTCATGTCCCTCCCCATCAAGCTGCCCGGGACTAGGCTCTACAGATCCCTCCAG GCCAAGAAGAGGATGGCCAGGCTGATACAGGGGATCATACAGGAgaagaggcggcggcggaggagtctCCTTGACTGCGGCGGCGAGGGCGAGGCCGGGCCCCCGCGCGACGCCATCGACGTGCTCATAAGCGGCGGCAGCGACGAGCTGACCGACGAGCTCATATCCGACAACATGATCGACCTGATGATCCCCGCCGAGGACTCGGTGCCCGTGCTCATCACACTCGCCGTCAAGTATCTCAGCGAGTGCCCGCTTGCTCTGCAACAACTCGAG GAGGAGAACATGCAGCTCAAGAGGCGAAAAACCGACATGGGAGAGACCTTGCAGTGGACGGACTACATGTCACTGTCATTCACACAACAT GTGATAACAGAGACACTACGGATGGGCAATATCATCAACGGGATCATGCGCAAGGCGGTGCGGGACGTCGAGGTGAAGGGGCACCTCATCCCCAAAGGTTGGTGCGTGTTTGTGTACTTCCGATCGGTCCACCTCGACGACAAGCGCTACGATGAGCCCTACAGGTTCAATCCATGGAGGTGGAAG GAGAAAGACACGAGCACCAGCAGCTTCACTCCTTTTGGTGGTGGGCAGAGGCTGTGCCCAGGCCTGGATCTGGCCAGGCTGGAAGCTTCCATCTTTCTCCATCACTTGGTGACCAGCTTCAG GTGGGTGGCGGAGGAGGACCACATCGTCAACTTCCCAACCGTGCGGCTCAAGCGAGGCATGCCCATCAGGCTCACCAGCAAAGACTAG
- the LOC136449445 gene encoding cytochrome P450 90D2-like isoform X1, producing the protein MSTTTLQLLPWPPEPARAAVLLLPPLLLAAVVVCLWVLLPRRLSGRERAAGGKEQQAAPARLPPGSFGWPLVGETLDFVSCAYSSRPEAFVDKRRMLHGSAVFRSHLFGSATVVTSDAEVSRFVLQSDARAFVPWYPRSLTELMGKSSILLINGSLQRRVHGLVGAFFKSPQLKAQVTADMQRRLAPALADWKTLGAAAPPLRLQDHAKTQIVFEILVKGLIGLEAGPEMQQLKHQFQEFIVGLMSLPIKLPGTRLYRSLQAKKRMARLIQGIIQEKRRRRRSLLDCGGEGEAGPPRDAIDVLISGGSDELTDELISDNMIDLMIPAEDSVPVLITLAVKYLSECPLALQQLEEENMQLKRRKTDMGETLQWTDYMSLSFTQHVITETLRMGNIINGIMRKAVRDVEVKGHLIPKGWCVFVYFRSVHLDDKRYDEPYRFNPWRWKEKDTSTSSFTPFGGGQRLCPGLDLARLEASIFLHHLVTSFRWVAEEDHIVNFPTVRLKRGMPIRLTSKD; encoded by the exons ATGTCGACCACCACCCTGCAGCTGCTTCCGTGGCCGCCGGAGCCGGCGCGCGCCgccgtgctgctgctgccgcccctGCTTCTCGCGGCGGTCGTCGTCTGCCTGTGGGTGCTGCTGCCCCGCAGGCTCAGCGGCAGGGAGCGGGCCGCCGGAGGGAAGGAGCAGCAGGCGGCCCCGGCACGGCTCCCGCCCGGCAGCTTCGGGTGGCCGCTTGTCGGCGAGACGCTGGACTTCGTGTCCTGTGCCTACTCCTCCCGCCCGGAGGCCTTCGTCGACAAGCGCCGCATGCT GCACGGGAGCGCGGTGTTCCGGTCGCACCTGTTCGGTTCGGCGACGGTGGTGACGTCGGACGCGGAGGTGAGCCGGTTCGTGCTGCAGAGCGACGCGCGCGCCTTCGTGCCCTGGTACCCGCGGTCGCTGACGGAGCTCATGGGCAAGTCCTCCATCCTGCTCATCAACGGCAGCCTGCAGCGGCGCGTGCACGGCCTCGTCGGCGCCTTCTTCAAGTCGCCGCAGCTCAAGGCGCAGGTCACCGCCGACATGCAGCGACGCCTCGCGCCCGCGCTCGCCGACTGGAAGACTCtgggcgccgccgcgccgccgctccgcctCCAGGACCACGCCAAGACG CAGATCGTGTTCGAGATCCTGGTGAAGGGTCTGATCGGGCTGGAGGCAGGCCCGGAGATGCAGCAGCTCAAGCACCAGTTCCAGGAATTCATTGTCGGCCTCATGTCCCTCCCCATCAAGCTGCCCGGGACTAGGCTCTACAGATCCCTCCAG GCCAAGAAGAGGATGGCCAGGCTGATACAGGGGATCATACAGGAgaagaggcggcggcggaggagtctCCTTGACTGCGGCGGCGAGGGCGAGGCCGGGCCCCCGCGCGACGCCATCGACGTGCTCATAAGCGGCGGCAGCGACGAGCTGACCGACGAGCTCATATCCGACAACATGATCGACCTGATGATCCCCGCCGAGGACTCGGTGCCCGTGCTCATCACACTCGCCGTCAAGTATCTCAGCGAGTGCCCGCTTGCTCTGCAACAACTCGAG GAGGAGAACATGCAGCTCAAGAGGCGAAAAACCGACATGGGAGAGACCTTGCAGTGGACGGACTACATGTCACTGTCATTCACACAACAT GTGATAACAGAGACACTACGGATGGGCAATATCATCAACGGGATCATGCGCAAGGCGGTGCGGGACGTCGAGGTGAAGGGGCACCTCATCCCCAAAGGTTGGTGCGTGTTTGTGTACTTCCGATCGGTCCACCTCGACGACAAGCGCTACGATGAGCCCTACAGGTTCAATCCATGGAGGTGGAAG GAGAAAGACACGAGCACCAGCAGCTTCACTCCTTTTGGTGGTGGGCAGAGGCTGTGCCCAGGCCTGGATCTGGCCAGGCTGGAAGCTTCCATCTTTCTCCATCACTTGGTGACCAGCTTCAG GTGGGTGGCGGAGGAGGACCACATCGTCAACTTCCCAACCGTGCGGCTCAAGCGAGGCATGCCCATCAGGCTCACCAGCAAAGACTAG
- the LOC136449445 gene encoding cytochrome P450 90D2-like isoform X3, translated as MSTTTLQLLPWPPEPARAAVLLLPPLLLAAVVVCLWVLLPRRLSGRERAAGGKEQQAAPARLPPGSFGWPLVGETLDFVSCAYSSRPEAFVDKRRMLHGSAVFRSHLFGSATVVTSDAEVSRFVLQSDARAFVPWYPRSLTELMGKSSILLINGSLQRRVHGLVGAFFKSPQLKAQVTADMQRRLAPALADWKTLGAAAPPLRLQDHAKTQIVFEILVKGLIGLEAGPEMQQLKHQFQEFIVGLMSLPIKLPGTRLYRSLQAKKRMARLIQGIIQEKRRRRRSLLDCGGEGEAGPPRDAIDVLISGGSDELTDELISDNMIDLMIPAEDSVPVLITLAVKYLSECPLALQQLEEENMQLKRRKTDMGETLQWTDYMSLSFTQHVITETLRMGNIINGIMRKAVRDVEVKGHLIPKGWCVFVYFRSVHLDDKRYDEPYRFNPWRWKEKDTSTSSFTPFGGGQRLCPGLDLARLEASIFLHHLVTSFRWIDRWMDGRQMGALN; from the exons ATGTCGACCACCACCCTGCAGCTGCTTCCGTGGCCGCCGGAGCCGGCGCGCGCCgccgtgctgctgctgccgcccctGCTTCTCGCGGCGGTCGTCGTCTGCCTGTGGGTGCTGCTGCCCCGCAGGCTCAGCGGCAGGGAGCGGGCCGCCGGAGGGAAGGAGCAGCAGGCGGCCCCGGCACGGCTCCCGCCCGGCAGCTTCGGGTGGCCGCTTGTCGGCGAGACGCTGGACTTCGTGTCCTGTGCCTACTCCTCCCGCCCGGAGGCCTTCGTCGACAAGCGCCGCATGCT GCACGGGAGCGCGGTGTTCCGGTCGCACCTGTTCGGTTCGGCGACGGTGGTGACGTCGGACGCGGAGGTGAGCCGGTTCGTGCTGCAGAGCGACGCGCGCGCCTTCGTGCCCTGGTACCCGCGGTCGCTGACGGAGCTCATGGGCAAGTCCTCCATCCTGCTCATCAACGGCAGCCTGCAGCGGCGCGTGCACGGCCTCGTCGGCGCCTTCTTCAAGTCGCCGCAGCTCAAGGCGCAGGTCACCGCCGACATGCAGCGACGCCTCGCGCCCGCGCTCGCCGACTGGAAGACTCtgggcgccgccgcgccgccgctccgcctCCAGGACCACGCCAAGACG CAGATCGTGTTCGAGATCCTGGTGAAGGGTCTGATCGGGCTGGAGGCAGGCCCGGAGATGCAGCAGCTCAAGCACCAGTTCCAGGAATTCATTGTCGGCCTCATGTCCCTCCCCATCAAGCTGCCCGGGACTAGGCTCTACAGATCCCTCCAG GCCAAGAAGAGGATGGCCAGGCTGATACAGGGGATCATACAGGAgaagaggcggcggcggaggagtctCCTTGACTGCGGCGGCGAGGGCGAGGCCGGGCCCCCGCGCGACGCCATCGACGTGCTCATAAGCGGCGGCAGCGACGAGCTGACCGACGAGCTCATATCCGACAACATGATCGACCTGATGATCCCCGCCGAGGACTCGGTGCCCGTGCTCATCACACTCGCCGTCAAGTATCTCAGCGAGTGCCCGCTTGCTCTGCAACAACTCGAG GAGGAGAACATGCAGCTCAAGAGGCGAAAAACCGACATGGGAGAGACCTTGCAGTGGACGGACTACATGTCACTGTCATTCACACAACAT GTGATAACAGAGACACTACGGATGGGCAATATCATCAACGGGATCATGCGCAAGGCGGTGCGGGACGTCGAGGTGAAGGGGCACCTCATCCCCAAAGGTTGGTGCGTGTTTGTGTACTTCCGATCGGTCCACCTCGACGACAAGCGCTACGATGAGCCCTACAGGTTCAATCCATGGAGGTGGAAG GAGAAAGACACGAGCACCAGCAGCTTCACTCCTTTTGGTGGTGGGCAGAGGCTGTGCCCAGGCCTGGATCTGGCCAGGCTGGAAGCTTCCATCTTTCTCCATCACTTGGTGACCAGCTTCAG ATGGATCGATCGATGGATGGATGGCAGGCAAATGGGAGCATTGAATTGA